The Sparus aurata chromosome 12, fSpaAur1.1, whole genome shotgun sequence sequence TAAAAAGGTGTACAGCTTTATTCCCGCCACATTTGGCAACATAATTTTCTCTTTAATGATTTGTCCTCTCGAATTTCAGCACTGTCTTTGCACTTCATATAATACAGTCAGCCTCAATGTGAGTAAGAGTTTTCGTATCCATGAGTTTGTCTTTAGGATTGCTCTCCGTATGCTGGGTGCTGTTTGTCTGAAGGGACAGAGAACAAAAAGGAAGCACTCCCTGCATCCAGTCTCTGTGAGGAAGAAAATGTACTGGGATGCAGGTTGTTCAGTGGCCGTGCTCCGATCTGATCAGATCCAGAATCAACTGGATGGTCCTCTCACCTACAACAGACAAGGACGAAAAATCAGATATAGgaaaaaaccaaacagaaatgtaattgtatttttattcacaGAAACATCAGCTTGAAACCTGTTTAGCTTTATATAATTAACCtaaatgtgattttattcagAAATGTACATATATTTCAAAACTAGCAAAACAGAATTCTATCTGTAAACAACAGAACGGTCATTTGGCttgaaaaactaaaaatgacgaagatttttatttaacttgatCATGCATGTAAAGATGTTTATTAAAAACCCAGAATAAAAGTATGAAGCAgaaaatgagcacaatatgGGAACTTTGAGGAAGACTATAGCTAATAATATAAATTCCAGATGTAAAACGACTCTTTGGCCACGCCTTTATAAACTGTAGAGAGCAACGGaaattaatttgattaattattgTCAGAAATGCACCATAAACACAGGTCAATCAGTATTTTGTATGCAGTTTTCATGCCATAAGTTGTATGCAGACGCTCGGGTTTACCTTCCAGACTCATCCTTGGGTTCTCCAGCTTCTTTTCGAGCAGTGAGTCCATTAGCTTCCTGAGGTGCTTGAAGATCACACCAATCCGAACAGGAGCCTTTGAGGGCGAACAACATGGATTTAATAAAATAAACCTGGACGAAGATCTAATTCATTGGCCTACAAATTCAAATTTGCaagaaaacagctgctgctgttacgGAAGAGAAACCAGAGAAACCccggtgacctctgacctggaAGTGGATCCATCCATCCAGAGTGATGAGCCTCTCTCTGTGCTGAATATCAATCTCACCTCCGAACAGCATCATGGGGAAAGGAGATATCAGAGTGGTGTCTCGCAGGTAGATCTTACTGTACTTCACCTGTGGATTGACTTTAATTAGCACCAAATTGACCCAAAAAAGCAGATGATAGACATGTACACTCTTCCCCCGTACCTTCTCCTGGTACAGCAGCCAGccgtgtgtctgcaggctgcgGTTAACAGATGATGGGTGGACCTGGGCCTTGCCTTGGGGCGTCTCCACCGTGCAGGCCACTCGCTCCAGCACGTCCACGGAGGGGGTGCACAAGACCCGGGCCACGCTGTCATAGAGCCCCGCGGTCAGCACCGCGTTCAGGATTGAGACCTGCTGCTTGGGCAGAGCGGCCGCCTGATGCTTGGAGCGCGACGACCAGAAACCTGCCTGCTCCATCATCCTCATCAGCTCGTGCTTCACATCCTGGGAAGAAGAGTCAAACACATGAGATTAGACAAGAGGTGGAAGAGAGACATAATCTGACTCAAACTGAGAGTCGCAGTAAAGAATGTGCACGCAGCTGTGCGTTACCTCTATTGTAAGGAGAGCCGTACGATTGAGGAAGTGTTGCCTACAGTAGGacatttctgctctctgtccCTCAGTCCTTGAGTTCTTCCACCTGACAATAACGACAGGTTAACAGAAGAACAGGTCAACAGAAAGTAGAGAGAGGTGTTGAGCAAGTAGTGTTATCACATTTTTGCCTGCACTCAGTCTGTCTTTGTCCATACCCCATATATGCATTGTATATCGTCAGGTGATCGGAGTTGGCCAATGCCAGGGCTGATTTGGCCAGGTTGGCTTCCTCCTTCCTGTTCATCGGCGTGGAGAAGGGAGACTTCTCCGTGATGGCTGCTGCGATGGTCGCCTGAAACAAATATATAGTGAGATAATAAAGTAGTAATAATCCTTAGATAActagtgttttattttctgaataACGAGGCGGTGGGACGTACGATGGGGTCCAGGCAGCCGAGGATGGCTCCATAGATGAGCATCTTGCCGATCTTCACATTGACGGGCAAACTGGCCAGGTGGAGTCCCAGAGGGGTGAGGAGGTGATTGTTGGGGTGACACGCACCGATCTTCCTCAGCAGGTTGACGGCGTTACTGACAGACTGGGGCTGTGGAGGATCCAGCGCCCGGCTGAGGAAGTCCTCCGGGGAGCCGTACTGGCATTTCTACCAGAggcgagagaggaggagaaaacatctTAAATAGGAGCTTCGATAATGTTTCCATATATGGTGACAGAACGGTTTATATACCATGATATGAAGGCAAAGCTCCTCCAGTGGGACTCGAAGTATCTCTGGAATGGAGTAATCCATGAAGGAGTCAAACCTGAGGAGGTTAAACAAGAGCAGTACAGATCAGCACAGGACTGTAAACAGGAGTCTGACCTACATTATATAGTTCCTTTTTTTGCTCCATGATGCACCACCACCCTCCGTACCTGAACTTTGGGTAGAGTCTGAAGCAGAAGCCGTTTCGGACACGTCCTGCTCTCCCCTGCCTCTGGAGGGCGCTGGCTTTGGATACAAATGTTTCCACCAGAGAACTCATCTGGCTGCTCTCATGGTACCTGAGTGACACAGCAGACTGGAGTCAGATCTCTACAACAGAATTCACTCACCGTGTCCCATTAATGTAATTATCAGCCATGCTAGAGGCCAATAATTACACCACGTTGGTCTAGaatgaaatatctcaacatctttGCCATGAAACAatttgccatgaaatttggtacagatCTTGCTCCCACATAATGTATGCTGCAGATGTGGTTTGGAGTGATGGATAGATTTGACATTTGTCCACTACTCCTACGTCTAGACTTCCTACATCTTTCCCAtcgtcaaattcaagcactatTAGAGCATTTTCAAGCGGTAATTTCAAGCTTTCCAGCAACTTGCAGCGGTGGTACATAGCATATTTAgacacaaaacatacatttaaattattattgCCCTTCATCACATCAAATCAGATATGTCTGTGATATAAACAACCTAAATTATGTTCCGGATAGCATTCTACAGCAGGATGACATATTTAAGGAAAACTAATTGAAACACCATTCGGTAGACTTTTCATCCTGTAACCCTGTTGAGCTTATATAAAGCTTTTCCAGGGCTTTATCCAATATGCAAGCACTTTACAATCCTTGAAAATATCCCGTcacatttaaatcacagcacTACTTTTTTTACGCCTCATAGAATCaatgttttgattatttttgacTAAATCCATGAAAAAGATCTGGCAGTTTACTTCAGTTTACGATCTGTTTtaactttataaataaaaaaatctaacaacAACATCACGATATGTCAGATTTTTCTGgtgttcagtgttcaggtgGCCTTACTTATTTTCCTTTGTCTTTCCAGTGTCGATGACAAACACGACGTCAGGGATAGTCACACCTGTCTCAGCGATGTTAGTCGACAAGACAATCTAAAGGAGACGCAAAGACATTTTCAGAACTTGtgaatgttatttttaatggagcaccaaaaacatgattaagttttaaaaagaaacaaaacaatcataaGAATCAGTTCTAGTTCTAGTTTTACCGGCAAcagagatttttaaaaaaggactgtGCTGAATCCCATAACATTACTCTGATTTTTCTGTGTATCTATTACTGAAGGCTTCATCATATAAAGTACCTTTCTAACTCCAGCAGGTGGCACTGTGAAAGCAGCACCCTGGTCCTTCGACGAAAGCGTTGAGTGCAGAGCGACAATCTTAAACCTAAAAGAGCCAGTCATAAACCACAGTgagccaaataaaaacaaacaagaacagtTTGTGCATTTCACCTGGTGATTTTGAGCTCACACTGGATTACAGTATATTACATCAGTCTGTGTTTGTcacctgtttttgtctttgaacCTCTTGTCTGAGGAGAGCAGGTCGTACAGCTGCTGGATGTGAGCCAGGCCCGGGAGGAACACGAGGATGGCTCCATCCAACTCGGCAAACTGTGGGGATTTATCTGGCAGAGCATcgaaatacaaacatttaactCAAGACTTAAGTGCACTGTGCTGTATGACACAAGCGAGATGATGTTTTGTACCCAGGTAGGCGATGAGCTCAACCAGTAAGTCCATGTTGATCTTATTAGGGTTCATGTACTGCAGCACGTGCCGAGTCCTGCTGCTGAAGTGGTCCAGATCTGGACCCAGGTCCCAGCCGGAAGAGGGGTCCCTCAATATCATCTCCTGGAAGAGGCAGGCAGGGTTACAcatacacagaacacacaccACTGCCATGCATTCTGTGTTACTGCTGCAGAGAGACGGTGTTACCTGGTGTTGCACAGTCTTGCCACCTTTTTGCGTGACAGAGATGCTCACTTCCTCTTCGTCTTCAAGAATTCTCTGGCAGTACTCTGAGTCCTTCTCCAGGACGTAGCCGATCTCTTCCACAATGTCTTCCAAGTGGGACACctggagacaaaaacacaggagCTTCAGAATATCCTGCTACCTCCAGCGTATCTTTGAtatccacaaacacaaactgaagctcctctgacctccacTGGGAAAGTCCTGCCAGGTATGCTGATGACGGGGCAGCGGTTGAAGTAGCTGGAGAACTTCTGACAGTCCACTGTGGCGCTCATGAGGATCAGCTGCAGGTCCGATCGCCTCATAACAACATCTTTCAGGATGGTTAACAGGAAGTCCGACTGGACACTGCGCTCATGGACCTGAGGAGTTAGAGGCGAGGATGTAGGGATCGTTGGATGATGAAAGGAAAGCACTAGAACAGATTTTCCAACTCAGTGTCTTGTTAAAAATCACGAACTGATGATGAAAGAAATCACGATGAGAAGCAGTTTATTATTGGTTATCAATATATGCTGAAAAAGACAGATATTGCTCATTCCTAAATTATTATCTTGCTGGCTTTTTGCAGGCACCAGCTGTCATTATAAAGCTGTCATTATAAAGCACCTTTCTGCCATCTAGTGACTGTTCTTTTTATTCCCAGTTGACAGGGTGAAATATtgtgattacattttaaatcaattatttaaatgtaacaatatGGCTTTGGTGTGGAGGATATCATTTGAAAATTTAATTGATGGCTGTCAAGAGCATGAAACCGACGACCAGTTCATCATGACACCGCCTGTACCTCGTCTACGATGATGTGCGTCAGGGAGCTGAGGTGTTTGTCGTGCTGTAGTTTCCGAAGCAGAACTCCGGTCGTACAGTAGAGCAGGCGGGTCCACTCCCCAGACTGATTCTCCATCCGGATCTGGTACCCACACAGCGACGACTGAAACGAGATTTCAACATGAAACATGATCATTAAAGCAGGTCACAGTGTATCCTTTCAGCCCACAAtatcacaaagacacacataaaGGTACATCAAGAATTGAGACgtcttgttaaaaatgtatttcacctTCGACCCCGGTCCATCCTCGCAGCCGAGCTCCTGGCTGACCCTGCAGGCCAGGCTCATGGCTGATATCCTGCGGGGCTGCGTCACCACGATGTTGCAGGGCTGAGCCTCCTTACCTCCCGTTAACAGCTCCTCCAGGAGGAACTGAGGAATCTGAGTACTCTTTCCGCTTCCCGTCTCACcggccaccaccaccacacggTGGCGCTGTAGAGCTTCCAGGACACGATGCCGGTGTTGGAACACGGGAAGCTGCTCTCGCTCTGCCTTGAAGGAAAGATAGCGGTTTAAGTACTCGCtatcagtttgtgtatttttaagatgaaatcaTCTGAGGATATCTACCTTTAGCTTGTGGGCCACTGAGGAGTTCTTCAGCTTCTTTAAGAGCTCTCTGGATGCCTCAAGTGCTGCTGCCCCTTCCTTCCTCACGCCTCTTTTCTCACTCTTGTCCTCCAGATTGTCTCCTCCCTCCCCAATATCAAGTCCAGCCAGGTTCTCCCAGGACTCTTCGGGCTCTTCATCTGCATCCCCGCCCTGCCCCACTTGGCCTTGAGATGTAGATTCCTGCTcttggttctggttctgctgctgtttgagtcTGGTCAGAAGCCGCGAGATGAACTGGTCTCGAGGTTTGTTGGCAGCAGTGCGGCTCTCCTCCTGTTTCTGCTGATCGCTGTCCCTCCACTCCAGCCACACGTCTCTGTAGGTTGGAGGAAGGAGCTGGTGCACCGACTGTGGGGTGGTTAGAGTAAATTAATTATTAAGATGAATGGGGACACAACAGAAAATGTGAGTCaagctgaaacaaaaacaacaaaaggtaTCCTCCGCATGCATTACCTGTCCTTTAATCAGGGTGTAGAGGGCCAGCGTGGCTGCCAGATGTTGAGCCTGCATGTTGTCCTCAGTCAGGATCGTCGGACAGACTTCAAGAACATCATCTGGCCTCTGAACACGCACCCTGATCAATACAATCAGAACAAAATATCCTCATATTTAGTTATATGCTGACTAAAAACAACAGAGCGTATGGCACAATAACAAAGAACTGCTGACTTACTTGCATCTCCAGTATCGACCAGCTGCGACCTTGTGAAAAGCCGGTGCTGGACTCTTTGGCAGGTTCTTCCGGACCCAGTCGATGAGGAACTGTTTGGGGGACTTCCCCGTCCAGCTGCGAGCAGTGTAGTCGAAATTGCGAATGTCCTTTGGCTCATTCTTTTTCACAACTGCGAAGGAACAAAATCATCATtaaaaggactttttttttctcaaagccCTGTCTATTTGTAGTTTAAAGTAAAAATGGGTTAAGTAAATACTGTTTATCCATTTTCCCAGAAACCTGAacctgaataaatgaataaaaacctgAATAATATGGTTACCAGCAACAACACTTCAAATATGTGAAaactacttttttcttttaataaatcAGAATATTCACATCTGAAGTGTTATGTtcaatgtcttttaaatgcatGTTCCTTTTTTAGAATGTGGACTGCAGCAAGAGTAGCTTTAGGACACAGCTAATAGGGATCTGAACAAGTATAccataataatacatttaatacgCAGGTGAAGTGTCAGACTCCTCTGTGTGGCTAGGGATGGCAATATGGATGTGACCTACATGTATAGAACATCTATTGCAGAGATACTTTACCGTATATTACACATGAATTGCAGTTTTACAATTTTAACCTGAAGTTATTCAGGCTAAATCCAAAAAAATACCTTTGAACGTGTTGTGCTGAAGTCACATGATGAACTAACCTTTCTCCGCAGGCGGCTGCTTTTCTGCTTGTTCGAATAACTTGAAGCTGAGGTCTTCTTTGTCCTCCTTGGCAGGAAGcactttcttttccttttgagGCACGTCGACCACTTTTAAAGCTGGGTTGAAGACCGGGTGGGACTCCATTTGCTTCATTTCTAGAAACAGGAAAtgcgtttatttatttttcagatttcaATTGACAGGGACTATACATGTTGGCATTGTTGTATCTAGAATACAAGTGATGCATAATTTGCAGTCCTTCTCCCTGATTAGGTTTTTGAGGAACACACGGTATTAAACTCTAAACATTAAGACAATTGTTCTACGTAAGTCAGACAGTATGTTGGAAGAATCTCTCTGATCTCTGCATGTGAGAACTGAGGCACACTCACCTTGCTGTATGACGCGTATCCTGTCCTGTGCCATCCTCTGGCCTGGCTTGTCTCCCTTTGTCTTGGCAGTAGCTGCCATATCTTTGGCGTCATACAGCTGAGCGGTGAGGATCAAATACCTGTCGTTCTACACAGCAAGAAACAACACACAGTCAGTACACCACGTCACTACAACGACACAACTCTCAGAGTCCATGAACAGCTCTGCAAGAAAGGGAATGATCACACATTCGAAAAATGTTGAACAAttcctttcattttcaaaaagagATCTCAGTTTTAAGTAGCTTTAAATTAACTTACTGGATCAAACTTTTCATCCAGTTCAGGATTGTGTGTCTTCTtccctctttcctcttcctcctcctcctcctcatcttcactgctctgctctgcatACCTTAAGATCCAATCCTTCATGCTCGCAGCTTCATCCCTCTCTGTCGCCTGGCAAAACACCACATATATACAGGTACATTTGGTGTAAGAGTACAACATCTGTATGGCTAACACATAACACAtagaataaacacacagacaaacctTGGCGGTCTCTCTGTGGGTGTTGACGGGCGCTTTGGGGCTTGCTGGAGCAGGTTTCTGCTGAGCAGGAGGCTGGAACCTGGGCCTGCTCCTCTGGTTCTCCTCCTGCATCTGCTGGCTAAAACCATCTGGCAGCTCATCtgatgtaaaaacagaaaattgaaGTCACAGATTTGATGCTACACAGTGATGACACCTTAATGACCGCAGACGCTCGGTTACCATCTTTAAGGTTGAGGCAGAGCCagtcgagagcggagtggagatcCCCTCCGTACAGCACGCTGCTCTTCATCGCGTCCTCAATGTGCTCCCTCTTGAACTTGAACTTCTCCAGAGCTGTGTACAGGTCCTGGAGGCACAAACAAGACAACCTGAACGCAAcgttcagtcatggaaacaaatcTCAGTGTCAGGGGGACGTTTTTGTCTTTACCAGCAACTTCTTGGTCGTAAGTCTGCCCGATATGGGCCCTTTGTCGCCATTCTCCTCTCTGAAGTCGTTGATCAGCTTGATGATCTTCTTCTCCAGGTCAGCCTGGATGGTAACCTGTTTTAAAAGGCCAAATCACTATCAACGTTTCCAGTGTTTTTCAGTGCGAATTTCACTTGATAAAATGGGATGAGATTACGCCACTATGTATGGTATATTATTGTGTTATAAGCTGCACAATAGACAAACAGAAGGGAACCAGTGACTTACTTTAAGAATGGACTTGTCGGAGACTCCACCCGTGTCAACCTGGGCCGCGTTGGCAAGACTGTAGGTCTTTGGAgctggaggggggaaaaaacataaatgtctcAAATGCGATGGCT is a genomic window containing:
- the dhx29 gene encoding ATP-dependent RNA helicase DHX29 — translated: MGGKKKKSAAQAAAPLAPAAAGAAAAAAGRTGAAAAGNGVVVEEAKKQPGSSKQAKPGKESKSKAPKTYSLANAAQVDTGGVSDKSILKVTIQADLEKKIIKLINDFREENGDKGPISGRLTTKKLLDLYTALEKFKFKREHIEDAMKSSVLYGGDLHSALDWLCLNLKDDELPDGFSQQMQEENQRSRPRFQPPAQQKPAPASPKAPVNTHRETAKATERDEAASMKDWILRYAEQSSEDEEEEEEEERGKKTHNPELDEKFDPNDRYLILTAQLYDAKDMAATAKTKGDKPGQRMAQDRIRVIQQEMKQMESHPVFNPALKVVDVPQKEKKVLPAKEDKEDLSFKLFEQAEKQPPAEKVVKKNEPKDIRNFDYTARSWTGKSPKQFLIDWVRKNLPKSPAPAFHKVAAGRYWRCKVRVQRPDDVLEVCPTILTEDNMQAQHLAATLALYTLIKGQSVHQLLPPTYRDVWLEWRDSDQQKQEESRTAANKPRDQFISRLLTRLKQQQNQNQEQESTSQGQVGQGGDADEEPEESWENLAGLDIGEGGDNLEDKSEKRGVRKEGAAALEASRELLKKLKNSSVAHKLKAEREQLPVFQHRHRVLEALQRHRVVVVAGETGSGKSTQIPQFLLEELLTGGKEAQPCNIVVTQPRRISAMSLACRVSQELGCEDGPGSKSSLCGYQIRMENQSGEWTRLLYCTTGVLLRKLQHDKHLSSLTHIIVDEVHERSVQSDFLLTILKDVVMRRSDLQLILMSATVDCQKFSSYFNRCPVISIPGRTFPVEVSHLEDIVEEIGYVLEKDSEYCQRILEDEEEVSISVTQKGGKTVQHQEMILRDPSSGWDLGPDLDHFSSRTRHVLQYMNPNKINMDLLVELIAYLDKSPQFAELDGAILVFLPGLAHIQQLYDLLSSDKRFKDKNRFKIVALHSTLSSKDQGAAFTVPPAGVRKIVLSTNIAETGVTIPDVVFVIDTGKTKENKYHESSQMSSLVETFVSKASALQRQGRAGRVRNGFCFRLYPKFRFDSFMDYSIPEILRVPLEELCLHIMKCQYGSPEDFLSRALDPPQPQSVSNAVNLLRKIGACHPNNHLLTPLGLHLASLPVNVKIGKMLIYGAILGCLDPIATIAAAITEKSPFSTPMNRKEEANLAKSALALANSDHLTIYNAYMGWKNSRTEGQRAEMSYCRQHFLNRTALLTIEDVKHELMRMMEQAGFWSSRSKHQAAALPKQQVSILNAVLTAGLYDSVARVLCTPSVDVLERVACTVETPQGKAQVHPSSVNRSLQTHGWLLYQEKVKYSKIYLRDTTLISPFPMMLFGGEIDIQHRERLITLDGWIHFQAPVRIGVIFKHLRKLMDSLLEKKLENPRMSLEGERTIQLILDLIRSEHGH